Below is a window of Longimicrobiaceae bacterium DNA.
AGCTTGCAGTTGATCTCGCGCGAGGCGTAGTTGATCATCGACATGGCGCGCCTCCCTCAGAGATCGCCGAAGAGACGATCGATCTCGTCTTCGGCCTCGTCGACGAAGCCCGCCTCCACCACCCGCGACGGAGCCTGGCTGGCCGCGCTGCGGCCGAACATCTCGTGGAAGATCTCGCTCAGCTCGCGGACCACGCCCTTCACCTTGATGCGGATCATTCCCAGCGTCGTGCGGTTGTCGAAGAGGACCACCAGGATCACCCGCTTGGCCACGTCGGCCAGGTACATCGACTCCTTCTCGCCCTGGTGGAAGAGCGACGAGAAC
It encodes the following:
- a CDS encoding roadblock/LC7 domain-containing protein, with protein sequence MAGSSSWSFEERDFNRIDKLLQAFLFDSSARCTLLIDRTGQLVTSAGEKPEFDSTAFASLAAADFSANDQLAAMIGENEFSSLFHQGEKESMYLADVAKRVILVVLFDNRTTLGMIRIKVKGVVRELSEIFHEMFGRSAASQAPSRVVEAGFVDEAEDEIDRLFGDL